The DNA sequence TTCTATTTTAGTTGGAGCAATGGCCCCGAGGAAAAAGCTACGCTTATTCGTTATAAGCCTGAAAGCTTTGTGCGTTTTCGATGGGAAGAGGATGAAGGGACCAAAAATTATTTCGAAATGACCATCGTTATCGATGATATTACGGATGATTTGGCGTTGAATGTTACTGATTTCTGTGATGCTGGCGATGAGGAAGAAAATCGTTTGTACTGGGAAAACTTAATCGAAAATTTAAAATTGAAATTAGGCGCTTCCTAATTTTTTTAACCTAAATATAAAATGAACGATTTATCGTTCATTTTTTGTTACTAAAATCCTGATTATTGTGAAATTATCTTTTGCTTCTGAGCAGTCTCAATTACACAACCGTGCTTTTTTATATGGCGATGCGGTGCAAGTTTCTTTTTTTATCCGCGGGTCGCAATTGATTATGGCGGAAGAGTGTTATTTCTATTTAATGGCCTCTATGCGTAAAATGAGAATGGCGATTCCATTGTCTTATACGTTGGAGTTTTTCCAGAATCTATTTGCAGAAAAAGTTTTGCAGGAAGGCATAAAAAATGGAATTATTCAGTTTTTCGTCTATCGAAATACGGATGAACAAGTACTTTCAAAAAGTAGGATTTCTTATTATTTTGAGGTAGATGAAGTTGATGATCTTTTGAATATTCAAAGAGATTATGAACTTGATTTGATTAAAGAAATTAATGTGAATACGAATGTTTTAAGCAGTATTCATGTTCATTGTCCGGAAAATATCTATGCTGAAATTTATGCGAAGGAAAATGATTTGGATGATGTTATTTTTCTGAATCCAGCTAAAAGAATTGCCAGAAGTATTTACGGGAATTTATTATTCCTGGAAGGAAAAGTGATTAAGATTCCAAAGACTACGGAAGGAGCTTATATTTCGCCTCTGTTGGAGAACTTCGTCACCTTTATTCATAAAAATAATTTAGCCCAGATTCAGGAGTCAGAAATGATTGCGTTCGAATCTCAAAAGGCTGAAGAGATCTTGATGATTTCTGATATCAAAGGAATTTTCCCTGTTACCAAAATCCGAAATAAAACTTTTGGAAAAGACCGTTTTTCTGAAATGGTAGAACAATGGAAAGCCAGTTTCGCTTAGAATTGACAAACCCAGTTAACAACCTTTAAAGAAAGTCATTAACCGGGTTTTTAGATTTTAATTACAATTATAACGTTGTTCAAATCTTTAAATTATAGGTGCTGGTATTAAAGTTTTGTTAATATTGTAATATTGCAGATTTTAAAAGAAAGCAACACTATTTTTATAAGACAGTCGTATATTCGTGGCGAAAATAATAGCGATATCGTGTAGAAACGAATTTCGTTCTTTTTGAAATTTAGTGCATAGAAAGAGCTCTAACATCCATCATCTACCATCCATCACCCAAAATCGGTTTCTAATTCAACGAAACATCTTCCGGAGAATTTGCCCACAAGAGGTATTCTCCACCCAAATTTTGCATAATATTTTTCCAAAGACTTTGATCATTCGGAGAAGTGTAATCTAAATTGTAAACATCAACAGGAGTCCACATTTTACGAAGGATTTCGCCTTCTAACTGCTGACCTGCCCAACCTGAATATCCCGAAAATACCTTAACGTCGTTGATTGAAATTTGTGAATCTAAAATTGAAGAAACAACATTTTCAATATCTTCAGTAAGATAGTATTCATCATCTATCGCTAAATATTCTTCTGTAACTTTCTTTCCTTTACAAATGAAAAAGATCTTGTCATTTTCGACCGGTCCGCCTTCATAAACAGTAACTTGAAATTCGAATATTTCCAGCAATCGTGAACTCATATTTTCATTTTTCTTGTTCAGTATGAGTCCAAAAGCACCGTTTTCATTATGATCAACGATTAAAACTACAGAGCGTGAGAATATGTCCCCCGAAATATCGGGAGTGGAAATTAAAATTTTACCTTTGTAAGAATAATTCATCTGATAAATCAGGTTAAATAAAAAACCTTTAACCAAATGTAATAAAAATTTAATGGAAAACTTGCACGACAAAAGAAAAATCTACGACCGCGCCGAACTTTTGGAAAGTCAGATTAAAGAAAATCCAATGGAACAGTTTCGCGATTGGTTTTTAGAGGCTGAGCAAAATCCTCAAATTTCTGAAGCCAATGCCATGGCAGTTTCTACCCTTGAAAAAGATGGCTGTCCACGTACCAGAATGGTTTTGCTGAAATCATATACTTGGGAAGGTTTTATTTTTTACACCAATTACGACAGTAGAAAAGGAAAGGCGATTGAAAGTAATCATAAAGCCTGTTTAAGCTTTTTCTGGCCCAATTTAGAACGTCAAATTATCATTAAAGCAGATTTAGAAAAATTAGCGGATAATTTAAGTGATGGTTATTTTCATTCCCGCCCGAAAGGAAGTCAGCTCGGAGCAGTAGTTTCGCCACAAAGTCAAGTAATTCCGAATCGCGAATTTCTGGAAAAGAAATTAAAGAATCTTGAAAAGGAATTTGAGAATAGTGAAATTCCAAGACCAGAAGGCTGGGGTGGATATTTGGCTAAACCTTACGAGATCGAATTTTGGCAAGGTCGTCCAAATCGACTTCACGATAGAATCATCTACGAATTACAGGAAGATTTTGACTGGAAGATTTCCCGTTTAGCACCATAAAAAAAGTCCCGAATGATCGGGACTTTTCTTTTATTATAATCGATTGATTATTTTTTCTTACCACCCATTACAGCGTCTGCTAAGTCAGAACCTGCTTTGAATTTTGCAACTGTTTTAGCAGCAATGTTGATTGGTTTTTTAGTAGCTGGGTTGATACCTTGTCTTGCAGCTCTTTCTGCTACAGAGAAAGTTCCGAATCCTACTAAAGAAACTTTACCATCTTTTTCTTTCAAAGTGTCAGTAACGTTAGAGATAAATGATTCAAGAGCAGCTTTTGCTGCAACTTTTGTAATGTTCGCGTCTTTTGCGATAGCGTCGATTAATTCAGACTTGTTCATAATATTAATTAGTTAAGGTTAGTTCATTGTTAAAGCAAATATAAAACAATTTTCATATTGTGCAAATTATTTGCAAAAATTTAATCAATATTCAATAAAATTCTTGAATAGTAGAGAAAGTTTATAATCTCTATTTTTACGTTTAATCGATGTTTGCAAGTTATATTATCGTGCCAAACTCAATACGTGTCGCTATTTTATGAAATAAAAATATTGTTAATTGTAATTACGAATTATGGAATTTTGTGGTAAATCCAAATTGGTATTATGTTATTGTTAAAACAAATGGGTTTTTAGCATCTTTTTATTGTTTAATCGCTAATGGATATTAAGTTTGAAGACAATAAAGAAAAATTAATTTTATTCCTTTAATTAAAATAATTAAATTTGCGCCATGTTAATTGAAATTTTTAAATCTAAGATCCATCGCGTACGCGTTACTGAATCAGACCTTAATTATATAGGAAGCATCACCATTGATGAAGATTTGCTCGAAGCCTCAGGAATTATCGTGGGCGAAAGAGTATACATCGTTAATGTGAATAATGGTGAACGGTTCGATACTTACGCGATAAAAGGTAAAAGAAAATCTGGAGAAATCTGTTTGAACGGTCCGGCCGCACGACGCGTTCAGAAAAATGACATCATCATTATAATGGCCTATGCTCAAATGACGCCGGAAGAAGCAAAAACCTTCCAGCCGAAAATTATTTTCCCAGATGAGCAGACCAATCTTCTTACGTAATTTCTGAAAATTTCGCCTACTTTGGAACAAATCAAAAAACCGAATCCTCTTAAAACCTTTTTAACGATTGCCATTTCTCTTGGTATAGCTGCACTTTTTATGTGGTTGGCGCTAAAAGGAATGGAGTTTAAAAAAATCGCCGGCTATTTTGCGAAAGCCAATTATCTCTGGGTTTTTATCGCTTCGATATTTGGAATTCTTGCATACTGGTTTCGTGCAATTCGGTGGAATCTTTTATTGGAACCGATGGGTTATCAAATCTCAAACTCTAATTCTTTCTGGACTATTTCTTTCGGATATTTAATGAATTTAACCATTCCCCGAAGTGGTGAACTGGCTCGTGCGACCGCTTTATTTGGAGTGGAAAAAGTTCCGGTTGAAAAATCCTTTGGAACAATTATCTTAGAGCGGGTGATCGACTTAATATGCATGGTTGGCTTTTTAGGTTTAACCTTAATATTTAAATACAAAGCATTCCTTGCTTTCTATTCTTATATCACCGAGGAAAAGGGGAAAACAGCAACGACAACGTCCAATTCAACAATCTATATTTTTGGTGGGATTTTGATCTTAGCAGCGATTTTGTTTTTCATATTTAGAAAAAAACTGGAGCAGTTTTCTATTTATCAGAAAGTGCTCAATTTCGCAAAAGGAATTGTTGACGGTTTGACTTCAATTTTTAAAATGAAGCAAAAAGTGAAGTTTATCGCTTATTCGTTGGCAATATGGATTTGCTATTATTTAGCGGCTTATTTGGTTTGTTTTTCACTACCGGAAACGTCTCAGTTTACTTTTGCTGATGGTTTCTTTATCATCGTTGTAGGAACATTAGGAATGATGGTTCCGGCTTCTGGCGGAATCGGTGCTTTTCATTTGGCTTTAAAGTTCGGTATTATGGCCTTATTTCTTTCCATGGGTAAAAACCCTGAAGAAGGTGGCGAAGTGGGATTATCGTACGCATTTATCTCACACACGATGCAATTGGTAATCATGTTGGTTTTGGGTGCTGTTTCAATTCCTATTTTGACGAAAGCCAGAAATGCAGCAGTCAAGAATCAAAAAAATTAAATTTAGAAATACAATATTAAAAAAGGGTTTACTATTCAAGTAAACCCTTTTTTGTGTTTTAAAAGATGATTTTATTTAATCCTTAATAAAGTAAATTTCTGATTCATCTATTATTGGAATATAGATGCGATGCCAATTTTCATGTCCTTCAATCATCTCCCAGGTGTGACCTTCACCATTGATATCTTCGGCTAAAAGTACAATTCCAGGTTCGATAATAAACGATAAATGATCGCTGGTTGTGAATTTTAATTTACCACTCAACGTGATTACGAATTGTTTTCTTGGCGCGATATGCGTTCCTACTTGCCAGGAATCAATTTCATTAGCAAACCAGAATTCCGTCGCCTTAATTTTCAAGTCCGTTTGTATGTTTCCCTTTTCAAAATAACTTTCTCCTGAAGAATGCCGTAAAAGTCGAACAGCAGGAATGTTATTGTCTTTTTTCTCCATTTTATCCAAAGGCTCTTTTCAGTAAACTCTCCACTTTCGGCTCGCTTCCTCTGAAGTTTTTAAACAGTTCCATCGGATCTTTTGTTCCGCCTGAAGAAAGCAATATTTTATATTTCGCAGCGATTTCCGGATTGAAAATACCGTTTTCTTTAAAGTATTGAAAAGCATCAGCATCTAAAACTTCGGCCCATTTATAAGAATAATATCCCGCCGAATATCCACCCTGGAAAATATGAGAGAAACTTGTACTCATAACGGTTTCCGGATTGCTTGGATAAAGATTGGTTGCTTTAGTTTCTTCCACTTCAAAGGTTTTTACGTCACCAACTTTTTCCGGATCGGAATGATAAGCCATATCTAAAAGTCCAAATCCGATTTGTCTCAAAGTTTGATAACCTTCCATGAAATTCTTGGAATCCGATATTTTCTGAATTTTGTCATTCGGTAAAACTTCGCCAGTCTGATAATGTTTCGCAAACGTTTTTAAGAATTCAGGTTCGTAACAATAGTTTTCTAAAAACTGAGAAGGAAGTTCCACAAAATCCCATTTCACAGAAGTTCCTGAAAGATTCGGATAAGTAGTGTTTGCTAAAACTCCGTGTAAAGCGTGACCAAATTCATGGAAAAGCGTCGTCACTTCCTGAAAAGTCAATAAACTTGGCGTGTCAGAAGTTGGTTTTGAGAAATTACAAACCACCGAAATATGCGGACGGTTATTCTCCCCATTTTTAATGGATTGACTTTTAAAACTCGTCATCCAGGCACCGGCTCTTTTTCCTTTTCTTGGGAAATAATCAGCGTAGAGTAGGGCTTTGAATTTTCCGTCTTCGAAAATCTCGTACGTTTTTACTTCTTCGTTGTATTTTTGAATTTCTGTTGTTTCTTTAAATTCTAAACCGAAAAGCGTTTTTGCCAAACCGAAAACAGCGTCCTGAACTTTCTCCAACTGGAAATAAGGTTTCAGTTCCTCATCATCAATATCGAATTTTTGCTTGCGTAATTTTTCAGCGTAGAAAGTATGATCGTAACTTTCCATTTCTTCGATTCCGTCTAATTTTGCCAGTTTTTTCAATTCTTCTATTTCCTTTTCAGCGTAAGGTTTTGCTTTCTCTAAAAGTTCATTTAAAAATGATTTTACTTGAACGGGAGATTTCGCCATTCTTTCTTCCAGAACGTAATCTGCGTAATTTTCGTAACCTAGAAGTTTCGCTTTTTCCTGTTTTAAAGAAATGATTTCTTTAATTAAATTCTGGTTATCGAATTCATTATTCTGAAAAGACTTTTTACCATTTGCCAGCGCCAATTCTTTTCGCAATTCACGGTTTTCAGCGTAAGTCATTAAAGGAAGAAAACTTGGATATTGCAAAGTCACCACGAAACCTTCGAGATTTCTCTCTTTCGCTTCTTCGCGGTATTGTTCTAAAATTGCTTCCGGAATTCCGGCCAGTTCTTTTTCGTCCGTAATATGTTTGAAATAGTTATTCGTTTCCGCTAAAACATTTTGGCCAAACTGAAGTGATTTCTTTGATAATTCAATACTGATATTTTTGAACTTTTCTTTGTCAGTATCGTTTAACAAAGCGCCGCTTCTTACAAAACCTTTATAAGTTTCATTTAGAAGCATTTGCTGTTCTTCGTTCAGGTTGTATTTTTCTTTTTCGTCAAAGACTTTTTTAATCTTTTCAAAAAGGGGCAGATTTTGAGAAATCTTCGCTGAGAATTCTGTTAAAAGTGGCGAAACTTCCTGAGCGATTTTTTGAATTTCGTCATTGGTTTCGGCAGAATTTAAATTAAAGAAAATGCCAGAAACAATTTCTAATTTTTCACCTGAAAAAGCCAATGCTTCAATCACGTTTTCAAAAGTTGGTTCTTCTTGGTTTCCAACGATTTCATCGATTTCTTTTTCCGAAACTGTAATCAATTCCTGAAAAGCCGGAAGAAAATGTTCTTCTTTAATTTCATTAAAAGGAGCGGATTGATATTTTGTTGTAAATGTTTGTAATAATGGATTTTGCATTTTTAATTGAAGTATAATTAAATTTTATCTTTTTAAGATTGAACAGCAAATTTACTGAAAAATAAATTTTATATTTGATTAATTGAAACTCTAAAAAACCATGAAAAAATTCTTAAAAATTCTGTTGGCGATTGTTGCCATTCTTATCATCGTGATGTTGTTAATGGGAAAAGCGTATCATTTTGAGAAATCAATCATCATTAATGCTCCTGTAGAAAAAGTATATACACAGATTAACTCCACAAAAGCAATTAATCAATGGAATCCGTGGATGAAACTGGATCCGAATTTGAAAGTAACTTATTCCGGAAATCCTGGCCAAATTGGCGATAAATATTGCTGGGAAGGAAATGATGAGGTCGGCAGTGGTTGCCAGGAAATTACGGCATTAGTTCCGAATCAAAAGCAATCTACAAAGATAATTTTCTTTAAACCTTTTGAAAGCGATGCTACTTCTAATATTATCCTTACGCCGGAAGGAAATTCGACTAAAGTAACGTGGGATATGGATTGTGAACTGGATTATCCGATGAACTTAATGAAATTATTTATGGACGGGAAAATGGATAAATCATATGGCGACGGATTGAACGCTTTAAAAGCAATATCTGAAAAATAAATTTTAAAATATAAGATGAAGTCGGTTTTTAAAGCCGACTTTTTTTATGAAATGATAAAAGGTATTCAGTTACTTTTTCTAATTAGTGACAGACTGTTAAAATTGTTATAATGTATGAATCCATCAGAAATAATTACCTTAAATTTGTATTTCGTTTTTTAAATTTAAAAATATTTTAAAAACGACTTTAAATAAAATTCAGAAAAATCAGTAAATGAAAAAATTCACAGCCATCGCGCTTCTTGCTATAACATTAGTTGCCTGTAAAAAAGAAACTCAAACCGTAACCAAAGTGGATCCAGCAACTGGAAAAACAATCACCGTAGAAGTTCCTGTAACCAATTCCGATTCAGCGAAGGTTGAAAAATCTCAAGCCGAAGTTTTTGCTATTAAAGATTCTTTAGGAGTTTATAAACAGACTTTTCAATTAGAAAAAGGGCAAACTTATCCTTTAGTAACTTTCCAAAAAGATGTTCAAACGATGACCGCGCCTGATGGTAAAACGCAAAGTGGCACAAGTGAAATGACCGACGAAATGTCATTTACGGTTAACGATTTCAAAGATGGTATTTATGACATCACCATTAATTTAACCGGAAAAAGAAACTCTCAGTCAGCCAATGGAAAAACAGTTGCAGTCGATACCAATCAAGCAGAGCCGAAAGATGAGCAGTTGAAAATGATGTGGAAAGTGAACAAGGCTTTGGTTGGAAATAAATTGAATTTGAAAATGAACGAAGCCGGAAAGGTCATTTCTATTACAGGTTTCGATACCGTTTATAATAAAATTACTGCTTCTGTTGGATCAACAATTAAAGACGCGAAAGACAAAACTGCTTTTGTCAATAGTTTCAAACAGAGTTTCAACGAGAAAATGTTGAAAGATCAATTCACGAAAAACTTGGTTTTGATTCCTGCAAAAGGAGTTAAGATTGGCGATAAATGGTCTGAAAGTGAAAATGCAACTCCAGACGGAAAAATCAAATTAACAACGACTTATACTTTGAAAAGCGTTGGTAATGGAATCGCGGAAATTTCAGTTGCGGGAGGAATTCCGAAAAAATCGGATAAACAAACTCAAGAAGGCGTGACCAGATCAATGAGTTCTGAATTGGCACAAAACGGAACAATTACTTTGGATCAAAAAACTGGTTGGGTAAAAAACCAAAACATCTCTGTGAAAACGACGCAATCAGAAACGCTTTCAGATGGTAAACAATCGCAAACAATGAAATCGGTATCGAATTCTACTGTTGTTGTGAATCCTTCGAAATAAAATTGTACTCACAATTTTAAAACAATATCTATCATTATCAAAAATAAGAAATGAAATATATATTAGAATTAATTCTAAGCACCGTAATCATTTTTTTTGTTTGGAATTTTTTAAAAAGAATGTTTTTCAAGAAAATTTTTAAATTTCCACAGCCGAGAAATGAGGAGAATGTAACGCAGCAGAAATCCAAAAATAATCTGGATTCTAAAATCCATTGGGATGCTGAAACAGTAGATTACGAAGAGGTTAAAGAACCTAAAGAAAAATAAAGATTTGAAAATCCTTTGGCAATGTCAAAGGGTTTTTCTCAATAATAAACCTAAAGATGTTAAAGAACAAAAACTTAATTTTCATTATCGGAAGCCTGGTGGTTTTCATTTTGTTGGCTGTGATTTACGCCAATCCTGTGTTAACTGGAAAGCAACTTTTTCAGCACGATATTGTGCAGTATAAAGGAGGAGCCAAAGAACTTTTGGATTACCGTGCCGAACATGGCAGAGAAACCTATTGGAGCGATTCCATGTTTGGCGGAATGCCCACTTATCAAATGGGCGCGCAGTTTCGAGGTGATGTTATTAAAAAAATTGATGATTTGCTGAACTTTTTACCGAAACCGGCGAACTATATTTTTCTGCTATTTTCAGGGTTTTTTCTTTTAGGTTTAGTCGCAGTCAGAAACTGGAAATATGCACTTTTAGGCGCGACCTTTTTTGGACTTTCAACGTATTTTTATATCGCACTTGCAGCCGGACATAATGGTAAAATACACACGGTTGCTTATTTTGCACCACTTTTAGCGGGAATACTTTTGGTTTATATCCGCAAAAAATATGTCGTTGGATTTATTGTAACGGCACTTTTTATGGGCTTGCAAATTGCAGCCAATCACCCGCAGATGACGTATTATTTATTCATTGCGTTGGCGTTTTTATTCTTATCAGAATTGATTCGTGCTTTTCAGGGAAAAACAGATTGGAAACATTTCGGTATTTCAACCGGAGTTTTGGCTTT is a window from the Kaistella flava (ex Peng et al. 2021) genome containing:
- a CDS encoding START-like domain-containing protein produces the protein MAKTKVQYEFSMHCQSEILYEYMASAEGLSEWFADDVVEKGDDFYFSWSNGPEEKATLIRYKPESFVRFRWEEDEGTKNYFEMTIVIDDITDDLALNVTDFCDAGDEEENRLYWENLIENLKLKLGAS
- a CDS encoding aminotransferase class IV, whose translation is MKLSFASEQSQLHNRAFLYGDAVQVSFFIRGSQLIMAEECYFYLMASMRKMRMAIPLSYTLEFFQNLFAEKVLQEGIKNGIIQFFVYRNTDEQVLSKSRISYYFEVDEVDDLLNIQRDYELDLIKEINVNTNVLSSIHVHCPENIYAEIYAKENDLDDVIFLNPAKRIARSIYGNLLFLEGKVIKIPKTTEGAYISPLLENFVTFIHKNNLAQIQESEMIAFESQKAEEILMISDIKGIFPVTKIRNKTFGKDRFSEMVEQWKASFA
- a CDS encoding YqgE/AlgH family protein; this encodes MNYSYKGKILISTPDISGDIFSRSVVLIVDHNENGAFGLILNKKNENMSSRLLEIFEFQVTVYEGGPVENDKIFFICKGKKVTEEYLAIDDEYYLTEDIENVVSSILDSQISINDVKVFSGYSGWAGQQLEGEILRKMWTPVDVYNLDYTSPNDQSLWKNIMQNLGGEYLLWANSPEDVSLN
- the pdxH gene encoding pyridoxamine 5'-phosphate oxidase, coding for MENLHDKRKIYDRAELLESQIKENPMEQFRDWFLEAEQNPQISEANAMAVSTLEKDGCPRTRMVLLKSYTWEGFIFYTNYDSRKGKAIESNHKACLSFFWPNLERQIIIKADLEKLADNLSDGYFHSRPKGSQLGAVVSPQSQVIPNREFLEKKLKNLEKEFENSEIPRPEGWGGYLAKPYEIEFWQGRPNRLHDRIIYELQEDFDWKISRLAP
- a CDS encoding HU family DNA-binding protein, which gives rise to MNKSELIDAIAKDANITKVAAKAALESFISNVTDTLKEKDGKVSLVGFGTFSVAERAARQGINPATKKPINIAAKTVAKFKAGSDLADAVMGGKKK
- the panD gene encoding aspartate 1-decarboxylase: MLIEIFKSKIHRVRVTESDLNYIGSITIDEDLLEASGIIVGERVYIVNVNNGERFDTYAIKGKRKSGEICLNGPAARRVQKNDIIIIMAYAQMTPEEAKTFQPKIIFPDEQTNLLT
- a CDS encoding lysylphosphatidylglycerol synthase transmembrane domain-containing protein — its product is MWLALKGMEFKKIAGYFAKANYLWVFIASIFGILAYWFRAIRWNLLLEPMGYQISNSNSFWTISFGYLMNLTIPRSGELARATALFGVEKVPVEKSFGTIILERVIDLICMVGFLGLTLIFKYKAFLAFYSYITEEKGKTATTTSNSTIYIFGGILILAAILFFIFRKKLEQFSIYQKVLNFAKGIVDGLTSIFKMKQKVKFIAYSLAIWICYYLAAYLVCFSLPETSQFTFADGFFIIVVGTLGMMVPASGGIGAFHLALKFGIMALFLSMGKNPEEGGEVGLSYAFISHTMQLVIMLVLGAVSIPILTKARNAAVKNQKN
- a CDS encoding M3 family metallopeptidase, translating into MQNPLLQTFTTKYQSAPFNEIKEEHFLPAFQELITVSEKEIDEIVGNQEEPTFENVIEALAFSGEKLEIVSGIFFNLNSAETNDEIQKIAQEVSPLLTEFSAKISQNLPLFEKIKKVFDEKEKYNLNEEQQMLLNETYKGFVRSGALLNDTDKEKFKNISIELSKKSLQFGQNVLAETNNYFKHITDEKELAGIPEAILEQYREEAKERNLEGFVVTLQYPSFLPLMTYAENRELRKELALANGKKSFQNNEFDNQNLIKEIISLKQEKAKLLGYENYADYVLEERMAKSPVQVKSFLNELLEKAKPYAEKEIEELKKLAKLDGIEEMESYDHTFYAEKLRKQKFDIDDEELKPYFQLEKVQDAVFGLAKTLFGLEFKETTEIQKYNEEVKTYEIFEDGKFKALLYADYFPRKGKRAGAWMTSFKSQSIKNGENNRPHISVVCNFSKPTSDTPSLLTFQEVTTLFHEFGHALHGVLANTTYPNLSGTSVKWDFVELPSQFLENYCYEPEFLKTFAKHYQTGEVLPNDKIQKISDSKNFMEGYQTLRQIGFGLLDMAYHSDPEKVGDVKTFEVEETKATNLYPSNPETVMSTSFSHIFQGGYSAGYYSYKWAEVLDADAFQYFKENGIFNPEIAAKYKILLSSGGTKDPMELFKNFRGSEPKVESLLKRAFG
- a CDS encoding SRPBCC family protein, whose amino-acid sequence is MKKFLKILLAIVAILIIVMLLMGKAYHFEKSIIINAPVEKVYTQINSTKAINQWNPWMKLDPNLKVTYSGNPGQIGDKYCWEGNDEVGSGCQEITALVPNQKQSTKIIFFKPFESDATSNIILTPEGNSTKVTWDMDCELDYPMNLMKLFMDGKMDKSYGDGLNALKAISEK
- a CDS encoding DUF6263 family protein codes for the protein MKKFTAIALLAITLVACKKETQTVTKVDPATGKTITVEVPVTNSDSAKVEKSQAEVFAIKDSLGVYKQTFQLEKGQTYPLVTFQKDVQTMTAPDGKTQSGTSEMTDEMSFTVNDFKDGIYDITINLTGKRNSQSANGKTVAVDTNQAEPKDEQLKMMWKVNKALVGNKLNLKMNEAGKVISITGFDTVYNKITASVGSTIKDAKDKTAFVNSFKQSFNEKMLKDQFTKNLVLIPAKGVKIGDKWSESENATPDGKIKLTTTYTLKSVGNGIAEISVAGGIPKKSDKQTQEGVTRSMSSELAQNGTITLDQKTGWVKNQNISVKTTQSETLSDGKQSQTMKSVSNSTVVVNPSK